In Colias croceus chromosome 8, ilColCroc2.1, the genomic window CAAAGTTCATCCGATCGTGATAGGGCAATGTTATGAAGCACTGCACATGCTACAATGACCGGtgggatattttttatttttaggccCATGCCTTTTTGAAGGCAAGGAAATCTTCTTTTCAGAACACCGAAGAGCCTCTCCACAGGATTTCTGGTGCTTATTTGGGACCGATTGTAAGCTTCTTCAGCAGCTGtccttgtatttattaatggGGTAAGTAAATAAGGACGACATGGATAACCACTGTCCCCAAGAATAATACCTGTCCCAAAGTCCCCACGCTCTAATTGGGCACACAGTGGTGAATCGTTAAATATGGTACTGTCATGCACAGAACCTGGCCATCTAGCAATAATATTCCTAATGCGCAGTCTTGCATCGCACACCATTTGcacatttaaagaaaaatagcCTTTTCTGTTCCGATAAATTTCAGATTGGGCCCCtcctgaaaataaattatagttgtATTATGTGAcaataaagctaattttttctATGTATAGTACTGTTAATGGTAATGTTACACAGACTTATCTGCTGTGTAATATTAGCATTATTAATCAAACATAAAATTTGGGGATATGATTAACAGTGAAGTTGGCAAGCACATACCTGGAGAATTAATTTTGATATGAGTGCAGTCAACAGCTCCCACAACTCGTGGAAATCCTGCTATTGCAAAGAACTCATTGGCCACTACTGGAAATTCTTCTTGTGTtggcatatttataaatcttgACTTCAAGCTGGCTATTTTGGCCGTCACTCTATGCACTATTCTATGCACGGTTGGTTGTTCAACCTCAAAAATATCGCCTATTACGCGTTGATAGCTACCTGTTGCATAATAACGGAGAGCTATGAGAATTTGGTCCACTGGCTGTATGGCTCGGTTTCTTTTCGTCAACGGCTTAATGCTACTACCGAAAACAGAGTCCAAATATAAAACTGTTTCTTTCGAGAGGCGAAACCGTGAAACAAACTCCATGTCGTGGTACTTTTCAAAAGCGTTTAACTTTTCTTCATTCCGACGGCTTGCGCTTGGTCTTTCGTGATCCGAAAGCGAAGATAATGACGATAAAGACATTTTATCACTTTTCTACACGAGGAATCCAAGTTTTAATAGATTTGTTTTGATTTGAGGGACCTTGCGACCGTTCTCAAATCTAAGGGCTGCTCAAATCAGTTTGACAGTTCATTTGACAGTTAAATAGTGTTGAGTAGCGTTTCTGTATACGACTTTTAAACTAAGTGGACTTTGAGCACAACTTAATTTAAGGTGCATTTAAATTTGAGAGATACTTAAAATTGACTTTTGAGAATACGAAAACGAAGTTCAAGAGCTGCTCAAACGTTTAAGCAGCCCTTAAATATTTGAGTGGCGTTTCAGTATTCGGCCGTTACTCtctctaaataatataaatacattgtaatttgttttaattaatgacacgaacaataggtatattttctaCATATTCGTGATGTCTTTGAAAGGAAGAAGCCAACGTTAACGCCCTTACTAGCAAGTAAACTAAGTAATTAAACAGATATTCTAATATTCTGCTGTGCTGCAGAAGATTTCAGGTGAAACAATTAAGatggaaattttaaaaaccgaaatttttttaatgtttttcgaATCCTAAAATAACTATTCTAAAAGTCGAATCCTAAAAGAACAATACCTactcttaaatattaaaaaacatgaaattacctacttatgtcACTCAGCTATAAATATTCGTacatatcaaataatttaatagcgCAGtcgtaaatttaattttgtagcTCCGTGACATATTTTCATCTTCATGTTTTGCGTATTCTATCAGTAAGAACTGAGAGCAAAACAATACGTGTCtgtaattcaattataattatcgGTGTCGGTTGATAAGAGAAAGTTTACGTTTTAAAcgttcattattataaaaagtatttaaaccaaaatgtatgtatgtatcgTACCATAATTTATACAGTATTGtgaaacatttatattaaaagtgtattatgtatattatagaatattatgtgtatagtTGTAGATATTTGCATGAGCTCGGTAGGTCTTTTGCTGTTTCTATACCACTTCTAGAAGTGCTAAGTGCTACCACGCGCTAACCTAACAACTTTCGCATCACTTCAAAAAACTATTCTAAGAAGAATACACTATAAGAAATGAAGAACTCATGCATGTGAATTGTTTTAAAAGGGATGGCATGTTCATTTTGTGACAAAAttcacttataataaatatctcgTGATCACTTTTAACTGACTTCTAAAAATGAGAGGAGGTTCAGTGTTTTTTCGTAAACAATTTAAGTAAATTCAAACTACATACAGCAACTAGGACAATAATTCAGTACCACGATCCTTCCTAAAATTAGATCCAAAAGGTAAAAGGCTCTCTACATTTGCATGGTTTTATATTAGccaacaatattttacatattccttaattaatttgaaatgagaaggaaaataaattgaacCGATAGTTGTATAGTATAGTACAAACTTAGAACGAATACGTAATTAAAGTTCTGAATACATGCtgaataaataactaatactacagaataattactaatacctacttactacaGAATAATTACTTTATAAGTATTACCATTGCTTTACATTGGCAATAATCTAGCTTGCAAATAGATAAAATTCTCATGAAACTACTTTTAAAACGGTgacttaataatttaagagttcgtttaaaaacattaatttccTTAGAATAATTCATGTTATTTAATGGTCTCATTAACATCTGATATAaaggatatattttatggaattCAGAAACGTGACCAACGACTTTAAATAACTACTTACTTTTCTTCTTCACTGATATATTTTCGTTATTTAAGTGAATTGCAGAAtcctgcccccctagccaagtggctttttgttagcgtagcgttcaatagaatagactacgaatgtatgagattgtcgtaagctgtagataaacctacgctaacagaaagccacttggctaggggggctggtcAGTAATTCTACCCTCCAATATTTTTCGATCCGTTTTTTGACTTTTTTGAACTTATGTATCTCATCaaacaaaatgaaattgaTAACAACGTTAAGCTATTTGTCTtggaattgaaaaaatatcttcatcGAAGCTATCGGAGCACAAAAAAATGTGTCGAGAGGGTACAGTTATTATAAACAGCTATAAACTAAATAACTCGTTTAATTACGTCCCGTGGATTTTTTTGCCGCGTGTCAAGTTTATTCAACGGGTAATTACATCCTAATTAACGGAGACGATAAAAAGCTATCAAATAGGCCTGTCATCGGTTGTCATTTGTAACTTGTGTACATAGCTTGGAGTATTTCGAAACCGGTGTTGCGCAATATAAGGTCGACGCCAAGGACGCGGGTTCGTTGCCAGAAATAAATAGCTGTTTATGTCCGTCTAGCGCACGCTGGAATGCACTGGATTTTCAAGATAGAAATATATGCAAATCAATAGCCCTAAGCCTTATCGAGTACCAAGTTTATAGCCACGTTTCCACTTTTCCAATTATGATCAACTATTTTAACTGTATGCATGTTGGAAGGAATGTTATAAATCTACGTTTGAATTCCGATCCTgcatctataaatattttatctttagtCAAAAGTGAGGAAAAGCTTCCAAAAAGTGACTGAACACTCTTAGAATAGGTAAAAAACAATTCTTGTAATCAATTGC contains:
- the LOC123693928 gene encoding putative nuclease HARBI1, giving the protein MSLSSLSSLSDHERPSASRRNEEKLNAFEKYHDMEFVSRFRLSKETVLYLDSVFGSSIKPLTKRNRAIQPVDQILIALRYYATGSYQRVIGDIFEVEQPTVHRIVHRVTAKIASLKSRFINMPTQEEFPVVANEFFAIAGFPRVVGAVDCTHIKINSPGGAQSEIYRNRKGYFSLNVQMVCDARLRIRNIIARWPGSVHDSTIFNDSPLCAQLERGDFGTGIILGDSGYPCRPYLLTPLINTRTAAEEAYNRSQISTRNPVERLFGVLKRRFPCLQKGMGLKIKNIPPVIVACAVLHNIALSRSDELWDEDISLPYVEEEFMVQQPIGLETNQNFIVRTNLINTHFST